The Candidatus Hepatincola sp. Av genome contains the following window.
TTGGTTGTTATTAAATAATACCTCTTTCCCTTGATTACTAATATGTTTATATTTTCTATCATGAAAAATATACTCTGGTACTTTAGTTTTATCTTCATCTTTGCTTGAAGACTCTTTTAACATTTCTATTAACTCAGCTGGAAGTTTCTCTTTTTCTACTAGTACTTCTTTTACTCTTAAATCTAAATCCTGTATAATTGTATTAATCTTATTTTTCAATATATCATCATTAATAAAATTTTCAAGCACTGGTTCATAGTTATCTTTATTAACAAAAAACCATTTGTAAGTGTTTATAACTTGGTTAGAATATTCACTTTCATTAGTAGTATTATCAGCAAAAATTTGCCAAAATAATTTTCTAGATGTTGCTAACTGTTTTAAGCCCTCTTGATATGTTGTATTCTTAGGAAAGTGTTTATTATAAGTATACTCATAATTATTACCATTAAGATTTTTACTTCTTGTAAAAAATGCTGTTGTAGCTTTAGTTATAGGTTTATCTTTATTAACATATAATTCTTCTTTTATAACATTAGTACCTGTAAACTCTAAAACATATTCAAAAAAGTATGATTCCCTATAAAGAACTAATTTAATAAATGATGGCTGGTTTTGAAAAGTCTCATCTAATAAAAAAGGTTCTGAAGAGTTTTTAGTTAAACCTCTTCTTATATTTCTTAAAACTTTTAATAAATTAGTTTTACCTGAAGCATTGGCTCCATAAATTACAGCTTTATGTAAAACTTTCAAATCTTTAGAGACTTCTTTAACATAACCATCTTTTCTTTTATTGTTAGCTATTAATGAAAACGTTTGTTCATCACCAAAACTTAAACAATTTTTTACTGTTAATTCTAATAACATACTCTTTATACACCTTATAATAAACTTATTGAAAACTGTTTGATTTATTTATATTATTACTTATTATAATAATAGTCTTTTTTGTTAATTTAAATATTATACGAAAAAATTGTACAATATTTTTGTTTATTATACTACTTTTTACCCACAAAAGCAACATTTTTCTATTATATACTTTAAAAATTCATTAAAAATAGCTCCTTGTA
Protein-coding sequences here:
- a CDS encoding ATP-binding protein (DNA replication and repair protein RecF), whose translation is MLLELTVKNCLSFGDEQTFSLIANNKRKDGYVKEVSKDLKVLHKAVIYGANASGKTNLLKVLRNIRRGLTKNSSEPFLLDETFQNQPSFIKLVLYRESYFFEYVLEFTGTNVIKEELYVNKDKPITKATTAFFTRSKNLNGNNYEYTYNKHFPKNTTYQEGLKQLATSRKLFWQIFADNTTNESEYSNQVINTYKWFFVNKDNYEPVLENFINDDILKNKINTIIQDLDLRVKEVLVEKEKLPAELIEMLKESSSKDEDKTKVPEYIFHDRKYKHISNQGKEVLFNNNQVSDGTDNVFMLLNKLLPDIEKGKLILIDELEDSLHPHIVRYIVNLFNSPIINKNHAQLIFTTHDITLLDDTLFRKDEVYFVEKNNKQMTEIYSLDDFNSKKGENIQNRYYTGKYGAIPNFEASIIELEELYNGKE